One part of the Phoenix dactylifera cultivar Barhee BC4 chromosome 4, palm_55x_up_171113_PBpolish2nd_filt_p, whole genome shotgun sequence genome encodes these proteins:
- the LOC103712964 gene encoding uncharacterized protein LOC103712964, translating to MHAKSKISDMLPKSFKAGKCKTSLKLAGARIKLLKNKRQVLLKQMKRDLAQLLDSGQEQTARIRVEHVIREEKTMSAYDLIEIYCELIVARLPIIESQKSCPIDLKEAVASIVFASPRCADIPELMEIRKHFLAKYGKEFITAALEVRPECGVSRMVVEKLSARAPDVEAKIKTLTAIAQEHNVKWDPEAFQEQIKKPNDDLLNGPTSFTSASKMTMQSSSVNPDQVNVSIREMPENVVTSKPNNFNTLSHEGMNTPDSSVPMSSQSTPKTSENRSGGEEFKFSYSKEDGALSQSNWNMEFKDATSAAQAAAESAERASIAARAAAELASHGNVSRQNFSGSQESTVHVIRAAPGTSKGSRPEGERPVRESVRMEENEGKSFQGMKFEMHKPQVVESSTMRDAHYIYDGHGTVGNISPSRSPSHSSASSINDDVSEFGLQKADSEAYNYTPKRFSEAEYAVQHQNNEKVEHADVGSGNVHESKPASSQLFNAFDGDTIWDNPERNTTIGDYGAAAFDDYSSDTDGHSTGGNLLDSFMQQQSSSFSSNREPWSPRQQKSKSLVSDARSPFVTEPHKEYSETINKGTRPSQSDNIPPAYDSDGLSSEDDYEIDQSMCTEAMEPQNLFHIQRGSTKGSPPTGSTHETTYIKEKKGVDGAKTNSLSSYCDINEKTREAEPISSNRYRKSSGFSGHGNQPSPRYDKRNPDDSMKGSDISPREKEPQSWRSPRVSSLDEAETMDKFGIPSSPPGIEDSVISDESYESGQGLNLGRLSGGFKNRGYHRPPYVRTPLVGGSLPSKQASDDSPSIIEKPIVSDVDDSPASTEVPVQRRHRKDYKESSLRSTGTNFNPGSNEQEHHTVGRGHHTDASSTPTEGPDISPIREKSTVSHPSKTMLSSEVPKQEPYDQKPHIKPYSESSSGMPVNYFGLDNSGEEDLKSGYAIGRRGNIDAKLSRRTRDIPSMGKKGSISRTINRSEMTTVPDMENKAFQSRSYATESFSNKRTHARNLDGKESSKSLQSNSSAEQSLVTPLKTESSTFKGSLVESSHRDSAQPLVPDNGANSKTSSSSRESSSHGSSHKNASHVHPKLPDYDSIMAHFQSLRSNRA from the exons ATGCACGCCAAATCGAAGATTTCGGATATGCTCCCCAAGAGCTTTAAGGCGGGGAAGTG CAAGACGTCGCTGAAGCTTGCGGGGGCGCGAATAAAGCTGTTGAAGAACAAGAGACAGGTTTTATTGAAGCAGATGAAGCGGGATTTGGCCCAGCTTCTGGATTCCGGCCAGGAACAGACCGCTCGGATCCGG GTTGAACATGTGATCAGGGAGGAGAAGACAATGTCAGCATATGATCTCATTGAGATATACTGTGAACTTATTGTGGCACGTTTGCCAATAATTGAGTCACAGAA GAGCTGCCCCATAGATCTGAAAGAGGCTGTAGCTAGCATTGTTTTTGCATCCCCAAGATGTGCGGACATACCAGAACTTATGGAAATTCGCAAGCATTTTCTAGCAAAATATGGGAAAGAGTTCATTACTGCAGCTCTTGAAGTTCGACCAGAATGTGGTGTTAGCCGTATG GTGGTTGAGAAATTGTCAGCAAGGGCACCTGATGTTGAGGCAAAAATCAAGACCTTGACTGCAATTGCCCAAGAACATAATGTCAAATGGGATCCAGAAGCATTTCAGGAGCAGATTAAGAAGCCTAATGATGATCTGCTG AATGGCCCTACATCTTTTACCAGTGCCAGCAAGATGACAATGCAATCATCTAGTGTCAATCCAGACCAAGTGAATGTATCAATTAGGGAAATGCCTGAGAATGTTGTGACCAGCAAACCAAACAATTTCAATACATTGTCTCATGAAGGCATGAACACTCCTGACAGTTCGGTACCTATGTCTTCTCAATCTACTCCTAAAACTTCAG AAAATAGATCTGGAGGGGAAGAATTTAAGTTTTCATATTCTAAGGAAGATGGTGCCTTAAGTCAGTCAAATTGGAATATGGAATTTAAGGATGCAACTTCTGCTGCTCAGGCAGCTGCAGAATCTGCAGAAAGGGCTAGCATAGCTGCTAGAGCTGCTGCTGAACTTGCAAGCCATGGGAATGTTTCTAGACAAAATTTTTCTGGGTCACAGGAATCAACCGTCCATGTTATCAGAGCTGCGCCTGGCACTTCGAAAGGCTCAAGGCCAGAAGGTGAACGCCCTGTTAGGGAGTCTGTAAGAATGGAGGAGAACGAAGGGAAAAGCTTCCAAGGGATGAAATTCGAGATGCATAAACCCCAAGTAGTAGAATCTAGCACTATGAGAGACGCCCACTATATATATGATGGCCATGGAACTGTTGGCAATATATCGCCGAGTAGATCTCCATCTCATTCAAGCGCCTCTTCAATCAATGATGATGTTTCAGAGTTCGGTCTTCAAAAAGCTGATTCAGAGGCATACAATTATACTCCAAAAAGGTTCTCAGAAGCAGAATATGCAGTGCAACATCAGAACAATGAGAAAGTCGAGCATGCTGATGTAGGTTCAGGGAATGTACATGAAAGCAAACCAGCCTCTTCCCAGCTTTTTAATGCATTTGATGGTGATACCATTTGGGATAATCCTGAGAGGAATACTACAATAGGTGACTATGGTGCTGCAGCCTTTGATGACTATAGTTCTGATACTGATGGTCATTCGACAGGAGGAAACTTGTTGGATTCATTTATGCAGCAACAGTCTTCTAGTTTTTCATCAAATAGGGAACCTTGGAGTCCTAGGCAGCAAAAAAGTAAATCCCTGGTTTCTGATGCTAGATCACCTTTTGTGACAGAACCCCATAAAGAGTATTCGGAAACAATCAATAAAGGTACTCGTCCATCACAGTCTGATAATATACCTCCAGCTTATGATTCGGATGGCCTCAGCTCTGAGGATGATTACGAGATAGACCAGTCCATGTGTACAGAAGCTATGGAACCTCAGAATTTGTTTCATATCCAGAGAGGCTCCACAAAAGGCTCACCACCAACAGGATCTACACATGAAACAACTTACATTAAGGAGAAGAAAGGTGTTGATGGAGCTAAAACAAATTCTCTTTCATCTTACTGTGATATTAATGAGAAAACTCGTGAAGCAGAACCAATCTCTTCTAATAGATACAGGAAAAGTTCTGGTTTCAGTGGGCATGGCAACCAGCCATCTCCAAGATATGATAAGAGGAACCCTGATGATTCTATGAAAGGGTCGGATATCAGCCCAAGAGAAAAAGAGCCACAGTCTTGGCGATCGCCAAGAGTTTCATCATTGGATGAGGCTGAAACTATGGACAAGTTTGGAATACCCTCATCGCCTCCTGGTATCGAAGATTCTGTAATTTCAGATGAGAGCTATGAAAGTGGGCAAGGCTTGAACCTGGGAAGGTTAAGTGGTGGATTTAAAAATAGAGGTTACCATCGTCCACCTTATGTAAGGACCCCCTTGGTTGGTGGTTCACTCCCATCAAAGCAAGCCTCAGATGATTCTCCTTCTATCATTGAGAAACCTATTGTCTCTGACGTGGATGATTCCCCTGCGAGCACCGAGGTCCCAGTTCAGAGACGGCACAGGAAAGATTACAAAGAATCAAGTTTAAGATCCACAGGAACAAATTTCAATCCAGGTAGTAATGAACAGGAACATCATACAGTCGGAAGGGGGCATCACACAGATGCTTCTTCCACACCAACAGAAGGCCCAGATATTTCCCCCATTAGGGAGAAATCAACTGTTTCCCACCCAAGCAAGACAATGTTAAGTTCTGAAGTTCCGAAGCAGGAACCGTATGACCAGAAACCGCACATCAAGCCTTATTCTGAATCAAGCTCAGGTATGCCAGTGAACTACTTTGGCTTGGACAATAGTGGTGAAGAAGATCTGAAGTCAGGCTATGCTATTGGAAGAAGAGGCAATATAGATGCAAAGCTCTCTCGGCGGACAAGAGATATACCATCAATGGGTAAAAAAGGTAGTATCTCAAGAACTATTAATCGATCTGAAATGACAACTGTCCCTGATATGGAAAATAAGGCCTTTCAATCAAGGTCTTATGCAACTGAATCTTTTTCCAACAAAAGAACCCACGCCAGAAACTTAGATGGGAAGGAGAGTTCCAAGTCTCTGCAATCAAATTCATCAGCTGAGCAATCTTTGGTGACACCTTTGAAGACTGAATCTTCAACATTCAAGGGGAGTCTAGTAGAGTCATCGCATCGTGATTCAGCACAACCTCTCGTTCCAGATAATGGTGCAAACTCAAAGACATCAAGTTCAAGCAGAGAATCAAGTTCACATGGAAGCTCACATAAAAATGCTTCTCATGTACACCCAAAACTGCCTGACTATGATTCCATTATGGCTCATTTTCAGTCACTTCGATCAAATCGAGCCTAA